The Nerophis ophidion isolate RoL-2023_Sa linkage group LG07, RoL_Noph_v1.0, whole genome shotgun sequence genome contains a region encoding:
- the cmc4 gene encoding cx9C motif-containing protein 4 yields MPEKDPCQKQACAIQACLQANKYVEAMCVHVIHHMRECCRLHARHSGCCSGFKHTSKDLG; encoded by the exons ATGCCAGAAAAAGACCCGTGTCAAAAGCAAGCCTGCGCGATCCAGGCGTGTTTACAAG CCAACAAGTACGTGGAGGCCATGTGCGTGCATGTCATCCATCACATGCGGGAGTGCTGCAGACTGCACGCACGACACTCGGGATGCTGCTCCGGGTTTAAACACACTTCTAAAGACTTGGGGTGA